DNA sequence from the Nakaseomyces glabratus chromosome E, complete sequence genome:
GAAATGAATATGCACTTTCCACAAAACGAAAATGCAAGAGCTGAAGCTTTTAACTTGGCAAATACTGATTCCCAGTATTTAACTCCTACTTCTGGTTCTCCAGTTAGAGGTTTGATTCAAGATCATATTTCTGCTGGTGTCTGGTTGACTAACAAGGACAGTTTTTTCACAAGAGAACAGTATCAGCAGTATATTTATGGTTGTATACGTCCAGAAGATGGACATGCTACAAGAGCCAAGTTAGTAACATTGCCTCCAGCTATTCACAAACCTATTCCTCTGTGGACTGGTAAGCAGATTATTACAACTGTTTTATTAAATGTCACCCCACCTGATATGCCAGGTATAAATCtgaaatcatcaaataagATCAAAAACGAATATTGGGGCAAGCATTCTGAGGAAAATGATGTTATTTTCAAGGATGGTCAACTACTATGTGGTATTCTAGATAAGTCTCAATATGGTGCTTCTAAATATGGTATCGTGCACTCCTTACATGAAGTTTATGGTCCAGAAACAGCAGCAAAGGTTCTTTCTGTTTTGGGTAGATTATTCACCAACTATATTATGAATACTGCTTTCACTTGTGGTATGGATGATTTAAGATTAACTTCTGATGGTAACAAGTGGAGATCTGATATTCTTAAAGAATCTGTTGATATTGGCAGACAAGCTGCAGCAGAGGTTACCAACCTTGACAAGGATACGCCATCTAATGATCCGGAATTACTGAAACGTTTGGAAGAAATTCTTCGTGACAATAACAAGTTAGGTATTTTGGATGCAGTCAGTTCTGCGAAAGTTAACACAATTACTTCTAAGGTTGTTTCTCAATGTGTCCCAGGCGGTacaatgaagaaattcCCTGAGAACTCTATGCAAGCCATGGCATTATCTGGTGCTAAAGGTTCTAATGTTAATGTTTCTCAAATTATGTGTTTGTTGGGTCAACAAGCTCTGGAAGGTAGAAGAGTCCCAGTTATGGTTAGTGGTAAGACTCTACCATCTTTCAAACCATACGAAACTGATGCAATGGCCGGTGGTTATATTAAAGGACGTTTCTACTCCGGTATCAAACCacaagaatattatttcCATTGTATGGCTGGTCGTGAAGGTTTGATTGATACAGCCGTCAAGACTTCTAGATCCGGTTACTTGCAACGTTGTTTGACTAAACAATTGGAAGGTGTTCATATATCCTACGATAACAGTGTTAGAGATGCTGACGGTACATTGATTCAATTCTTGTATGGTGGTGATGCGGTTGATGTTATTAAGGAATCGCACATGACAGAATTTAACTTCTGTTTGGATAACTACGACGCTCtattaaagaaatacaaCCCATCCGCTCTTGTTGAACATGTTGACGTTGAGACTGCCTTGAAATACTCCAAGAAAACTCTGAAGAATAGAAAGAAACATAAGGATGAGAAGCATTACAAGCAAACTTTGAAATATGATCCAGTTTTGAGTAAATATAACCCTGCTAAATATTTGGGTGCTGTTTCTGAAAATTTCCAAGATAAATTAGAACTATTTTTGGATAAGAGCTCGAAGACCTTTAAAGAATACGAAAGtattaatgaaaagaaatttagaGCATTGATGCAACTAAAATATATGAGATCTTTGATAAACCCTGGTGAAGCTGTTGGTATCATAGCATCTCAATCTGTTGGTGAACCTTCAACACAGATGACGTTAAATACTTTCCACTTTGCAGGTCACGGTGCTGCTAATGTGACTTTGGGTATTCCCCGTATGAGAGAAATTATTATGACAGCTTCTGCTGCTATCAAAACGCCTCAAATGACCTTGCCAATCTGGAATGATGTTTCCGATGAGACTGCTGATACTTTCTGTAAGTCCATTTCTAAGGTTATCTTATCTGAAGTTATCGACAAGGTTACGGTTACTGAAACTGCTGGTTCTAGCCGTTCATATGTAATCAATATGAAGTTCTTTGATGAGTCAGAGTATAATGAAGAATATGATGTTTCTAAGCAAGAGCTACAGACTGTCATTGCTGAGAAGTTCTTACGTTCTTTGGAAGCTATAATTGtgaaagaaatcaaaaaacaaaagaaggTTTCTTCCTCCGATATTGGTATGGCTGTTCCTAAAGCGCAAACAACCATGGGTGCTGTTGAAGGCTCATCAAAGAAGATGGATGAGGACAATGATGAAGAGCAATATCATAACAAGACTAAGCAAGCAGTTTCTTATGATGAACCAGATGAGGATGAGATTGAAACAATGAAGGAAGCAGAAAAAtcttctgatgaagaattagATTCTGATATGGAGTCCAAATCTGAATCTTCCGActcagaagatgatgacgaagaCGTTAACATGGACGAATTCGAATCCCATATCGCAGAAGCTAACAATAACATGAGCAAGGATCAACGTGATCGTCAATCTGCCATTATTACAAACCATAAATTTGTTACGAAGTATAACTTTGATGACAAGTCTGGTAAGTGGTGTGAATTCAAACTGGAATTGGCTGCTGATACTGAAAAGCTGTTGATGGTTAACATTGTTGAAGATATCTGCAGAAAAACTATTATAAGGCAAGTACCTCACATTGACCGTTGTATCCGTCCAGAACCAGAAAATGGCAAGAGAGTTCTAGTTACTGAGGGTGTTAACTTCCAGGCTATGTGGGATCAAGAAGCTTTCATTGATGTTGACGGTATTACTTCCAATGATATTGCATCAGTCTTGCAGACATATGGTGTTGAGGCTGCTAGAAACACAATTGTCAACGAAATTAACAACGTTTTCTCTCGTTATGCAATTTCTGTTTCCTTCCGTCATTTGGATCTAATTGCTGATATGATGACAAGACAGGGTACATACTTGGCCTTTAACAGACAAGGTATGGAAACGTCTACATCCTCCCTAATGAAGATGTCCTACGAAACAACCTGTCAATTCTTGACAAAGGCTGTTTTGGATAACGAGCGTGAACAGTTAGAATCTCCATCAGCCAGAATTGTTTTAGGTAAATTGAACAATGTTGGTACCGGTGCTTTTGATATCCTATCGAAAGTATCAAACTAAATCGATATGCTGTAACAATAGTCAGTCCCGGTAAGCattgatatattttcaaGTCGCAAGAACGTGATAATTTAGCATATACCCATCAATCTTCCAggaattatttttttttagttctCTACCAGGACAAGagaacaataaaaatatgataaatATCTTTTTCACTAAATATTCCAATTTCCCTAATACAGGGAAAGGAACTCATCAAAGAAGGGATTATgaaagcaatttttttggcaaGCACCTACAGTTAGATGTTGATCATAGCAAAGAGTTGTCTCTTTTCtcttatttatatattatttttacttttcATTTGAAATCATTTGTACATTATTCGATTTATAcaaaaactataaaaaatttttggatattattttgatctAGCAGCTTTCTGTTTTATTTACAGAAACATAATTACATATTGTAAGTATTGGACAAACGTATTGGCCATCCTAATGGGTATAATGACCTACGATTtaatttgttcaaatttGTCAACGTTTTCTTGTGGAATAGAATTCACGTTTAGTTCAAGAAGTCAGGACTAATATCAAATACTAAACAAGTATAGCTGACAATCATCATCTTTGGACTGATCAGATACatctttaaaaaaatttctcgAGTTTTCTCGGAACTCGTTGGACTACGAAATTCAACTGTTGAATTATGTCATCACATCTAATAGATTCAACGTATATTTCGTTTTTGAATCTAGAATTGGCTGCAAGGAAACCGTAGCTTTCTCTGTAATGCAAATCTTAGGTTTAACCAGAAAAGCAACTTAGTTGTTTAATCACTATAATTCAAAGGATAGGGGGAATACCATAAAAAATGATCTGTAAGTAAGGCACTCAGAGATAGATGCAGAAGTAGCTTGTTTCTTGAGATTAGAAATAGCATTAACGTGTTTCAGGAAGCTAGCTAATTAGCTCCATAAACCTATTGAAGCGTTTGCTATATAAAGGCTTGCAAATTATAGTAGAGCTCTAAAACCAAATGTATATTCCATTTTGTTTAGATTACTATATTACCATTATTTTActtaagaaaaaaaaagactaaATTGTACACATGtgaaataaagaaatatataaggAAACCAGTGAAAGATGGGGTAAGCAATATGCCATTTTGAAAGTTAATCACTGTAAGAATTATTGAGAAGTAGTTATGcaccatttttattatacgAGTTCTTTCGTTGGTAAATTGAATGGACTCTCTATCATTTATATTACAAATTCATACGCGAGTTGAAGCCAACTCTATATGAAATGTGGGCAATCACTAACATGACACTCTAATAATGACAATTCCTGTTGCGATATGCAAAATAAGGAGACTAGATACTAGATCCTAACTCTTTTACAACTAgcaatttttctttgaagacAACCATCCGCTGTTGCTGGCTTTGCAGAGGGACTAATAATTCCATCGTGCATAGCTTCTTCATTCACTCTGttctttttattcattCTAGTTGGGCTTCCCAGCTTTTGA
Encoded proteins:
- the RPA190 gene encoding DNA-directed RNA polymerase I core subunit RPA190 (CAGL0E05500g~Ortholog(s) have RNA polymerase I activity, promoter-specific chromatin binding activity, role in transcription of nuclear large rRNA transcript from RNA polymerase I promoter and DNA-directed RNA polymerase I complex, cytosol localization); this encodes MDISKPVGSEISSVDFGILTSADIRNLSAKRITNPTVLDNLGHPISGGLYDLALGAFLRNLCGTCGLDEKFCPGHQGHIELPVPCYNPLFFNQLYIYLRSACLFCHHFKLKSLDVHRYACKLRLLQYGLIDESYQVDSIQLDNVLDSMEAVEDDGEGENKNDMSATLSKELKQKRKEFVDISIAKAISEGRTSERGTFTATVNDERKKLLHEFHKRLLMRPKCDNCGMYSPKFRKDGFTKIFETALNEKQLTNNRVRGFVRRDMLKKKEQSDKLAGKETSEDSFDIGRNPSTRPKTGSTYVLSTEIRNILRSVFQKEQQVLQYVFHSKPNLSRKLVKADMFFMDVLVVPPTRFRLPSKLGDEVHENSQNQLLSKILTTSLLIRDLNDELSTLQKDKVSLEDRRIIFSRLMNAFVTIQNDVNSFIDSTKAQGNTGGKVPIPGVKQALEKKEGLFRKHMMGKRVNYAARSVISPDPNIETNEIGVPPVFATKLTYPEPVTSYNIAELRQAIINGPDKWPGASQIQNEDGSLISLVGMTLEQRKALANQLMTPSSNPYTHTLNKKVYRHIKNRDIVLMNRQPTLHKASMMGHKVRVLPGEKTLRLHYANTGAYNADFDGDEMNMHFPQNENARAEAFNLANTDSQYLTPTSGSPVRGLIQDHISAGVWLTNKDSFFTREQYQQYIYGCIRPEDGHATRAKLVTLPPAIHKPIPLWTGKQIITTVLLNVTPPDMPGINLKSSNKIKNEYWGKHSEENDVIFKDGQLLCGILDKSQYGASKYGIVHSLHEVYGPETAAKVLSVLGRLFTNYIMNTAFTCGMDDLRLTSDGNKWRSDILKESVDIGRQAAAEVTNLDKDTPSNDPELLKRLEEILRDNNKLGILDAVSSAKVNTITSKVVSQCVPGGTMKKFPENSMQAMALSGAKGSNVNVSQIMCLLGQQALEGRRVPVMVSGKTLPSFKPYETDAMAGGYIKGRFYSGIKPQEYYFHCMAGREGLIDTAVKTSRSGYLQRCLTKQLEGVHISYDNSVRDADGTLIQFLYGGDAVDVIKESHMTEFNFCLDNYDALLKKYNPSALVEHVDVETALKYSKKTLKNRKKHKDEKHYKQTLKYDPVLSKYNPAKYLGAVSENFQDKLELFLDKSSKTFKEYESINEKKFRALMQLKYMRSLINPGEAVGIIASQSVGEPSTQMTLNTFHFAGHGAANVTLGIPRMREIIMTASAAIKTPQMTLPIWNDVSDETADTFCKSISKVILSEVIDKVTVTETAGSSRSYVINMKFFDESEYNEEYDVSKQELQTVIAEKFLRSLEAIIVKEIKKQKKVSSSDIGMAVPKAQTTMGAVEGSSKKMDEDNDEEQYHNKTKQAVSYDEPDEDEIETMKEAEKSSDEELDSDMESKSESSDSEDDDEDVNMDEFESHIAEANNNMSKDQRDRQSAIITNHKFVTKYNFDDKSGKWCEFKLELAADTEKLLMVNIVEDICRKTIIRQVPHIDRCIRPEPENGKRVLVTEGVNFQAMWDQEAFIDVDGITSNDIASVLQTYGVEAARNTIVNEINNVFSRYAISVSFRHLDLIADMMTRQGTYLAFNRQGMETSTSSLMKMSYETTCQFLTKAVLDNEREQLESPSARIVLGKLNNVGTGAFDILSKVSN